In Exiguobacterium acetylicum, the genomic stretch TGCGTGGTTTCGGTTCACCCTCACGCCCTTTACTGCCTTCTGGCGTATACTGATGACCAAACTCGACGATTCCGTCTTGATCGACATCTTTCGGGAAAGTATACATCGGTTCGACGATCTCATCGACCTGACCGAAACGAACCTGTTCCAACGTATCGTTCGCTAAGCGGAATAATCCGATGTGCATTTTCGCATCTCGTGTATATGAGACGATCAAGCCTTTATTCCGAGCGGCATTGATCGTATCGACTTCAAATAAATCATGTTCTGCGAATAAATCGCCATCCTGCGTTAAAAGTGTCGTCTCTTGGTGCTCTTTCGACAGGATGTCTTTATAATAGATCAAACGAGACGGACTGCCCTTTTGCAGAAGCACCATATCCCGCTCTCGATCTTGATTCAAATCAGCTACCGACAGACGATCGTATCGATCGACTTTCGTGACGTCTCGTTGCTTCGATAGTAACTGCTCAATGATGTATAACGTATTTTCACCATAACTGGTAATACCGATGACCAGGTGGTTTTGTTTATGTCGTGCGTCAGTTATGACTTCGAGTCGATCGATGGCTCGACCGTCAGCTACCGTCTGTCGCGCTACGAGTCGCCATTTTTCGCCTTGTCGTTCATGGACGAGCAGATGAATCGTGAAGCGCCCGTCCTGCTCGCTGCGGTAGAAGGTGATCGCCTCATCTTTACCGTTTCGATCTAAATCGACGAGTTCGTATAGACGTGATACCGCTTGATTTCGTGGTGCCACGATCTCTGCCTGTTTCGGCAAATCGCGGTCAATCCGTTCTTTCAACGACTGCTCCCATGCCGGAAGGGACGGATGTTCGAGTAAAGAGGCGGGATGCGGAAACATCGTACTGCATCCTGCTAATAATAGACTTGATATGATCATGAAGAGATATTTCATAAAGTTGGAATCCTTTCCGTACGGGCTCTGTTTCCACTTTATCATACTCTCTTCGAGGAGAGTATATTGTCGAACGGGGGACAAGTTGTTACGATATACAGATAATTGAAAGGGGTTTGAATGTATGACGTATAAAATGATTGTTCTCGATTTAGATGATACCTTGTTGACAAGTGACCATACGATTTCACCACGTACGAAAGAAGCTTTACTCGCTGCGCAGCGTCGCGGGAAGAAGGTCGTGCTCGCTAGCGGTCGTCCGACATTTGCCATGCTCGACCTCGCAAAAGAACTGGAACTCGCCCGCTACGGCAGTTACATCCTAAGCTTCAATGGCGCTTCAATCATTGATTGTAAAACGAACGAGTCGCTCTTCCTCAGCACGCTTTCCCCGGAGACGGTCCACCGCCTCGACGATTTGAGTAAACGGGAGGGTGTCTACATCCACACGTATGTCGGACATGAGATCCTGACAGAGGAACCGAATGAATATACGACGCTCGAAGGACAACTGACAGGCATGGAGGTCATTCGTGTCGCTGATTTTAAAGCCGCGATTCAAACACCTGTCGTCAAGTGTTTGATGATGGCAGAAGAGATGCACCTCGCGCGCGTCGAACAGACGCTTCAACAGGAACTTGCGGGTGAACTCGCGGTGGCTCGCTCGAAGCCATTTTTCCTTGAATTCACAGAAGATGGTGTCACAAAAGGCACAAGCCTTGCCTTACTGTCTGAAAAACTGGGAATCGCTCAAGAAGAAGTCATTGCTTGTGGAGACGGCAACAACGATCTATCGATGATCGAATGGGCAGGTCTTGGTGTCGCGATGGCGAATGCAGCCGATACCGTCAAAGAAAAAGCACAGTATATGACCGCTTCGAACGATGAAGATGGTGTTGCTCTCGTCGTCGAAAAGTTCATGATGGATGAGGAGCCGGCTATCTCAAGCCGCTAAGTGACTCAAAAAAAGAATGACGCGTCTTTTCACGCCCTTTCCCCAGGCGAGACACAAGCCAATTTTCCTGCTTCATTCAAGCAGGAAAACGGGTCTTGTTTGTCTCTGACAGCGCAAAATTGTGCTTTTTCCTGTAGGAGTTGCGTGTGACGCGTCTTTTTTTATACCTGGAAGAAGGATCAGAGAAGCATTTCGTTCACTCGACATCGCTTCCTAGGGAAAAACAAGCAAGAGCGACCCTGCAGCGAAGAGGTGTGATGCTTGTCCCTGGAAAACGATTCGAGACGAACAACAAGCGCAATCCTTCTCGTTAAGAGAAAAACTGCGCTTTGTCTTCAGTCTCAGGCTGACTTTTGAGTCAGCCTTTTTTGATTTACGACATTTACGACAAACACCAGTCGATCGGCTCTCTTCCCTGCTCTTTCAGCCAAGCATTCGTTTGAGAATACGGTTTACTACCGAAAAATCCACGACTCGCGGATAAGGGACTCGGATGGACGGCTTCAAGAACAAGATGACGATCCGTATCGATCAGCGCTTTTTTACTCTTCGCATGATTTCCCCAGAGGATGAATACGATCGGTTGTGTCTGTGTTCCTAATACTTCGATGACCCGATCCGTAAACGGCGCCCAGCCTTTTTTAGCATGTGATCCCGCTTTCCCTTCCTCAACCGTAAGCGACGTATTGAGTAAGAATACTCCTTGTCGTGACCATGCTTCGAGATTTCCGGAGGTCGGAGCCGGACAACCGATATCTGTGACGAGTTCCTTATACATGTTTCGAAGGGACGGAGGAATCGGTACTCCGTCATGCACGGAAAAGCTGAGTCCATTCGCCTGACGTGGACCATGGTAGGGATCTTGCCCTAAGATGACGCACCGGACATCTTCTGGCGCGACTGCATCGAACGCATGAAAGATCCGCTCTTTCGGAGGGTAGACGGTCGTCGTTTGATAGGCTTCCTTCAAAAAAGCCCACAGTTCTTGAAAATAGGGTTTTTCCTTTTCTTCTTTTAACACGGTTTGCCAAGATGGATGCACGTGAATCCGCTCCTTTTTCAGTCTCAAGTCGCTGTTCGTCCGTCTTGATTCTGCTATGATGGATGATGAGGTGGAAAACTATGATTCAGACAAAACAATTATTCGGACTACCATTCGTCGATGCGACACCTTCGCAATGGTATACCCATATTAAAACAATCTTACACGACCGCGGAAAAGCCTTTCTTGTCACAGCGAACCCAGAGCTCGTGTTGCGTGCATTGCGCGAACCTTCTTACGATGCCATCTTACGACGGGCGACGTTCATCACACCAGACGGAATCGGTGTGACGGCTGCCAGTAAACGGATGGGAGCACCGCTCACTGCGACATTACCAGGAATCGAGACGGCACGTGAACTATTGCGGACGGCAGACGCACTCGAGAAGCGTGTCTTTTTACTCGGTGGACGTCCGGAAGTCATGAAATCGTTGATCCGTCAGTTATCGATTCGTTTTCCGAACATCCACTTCGTTGGAACGTTTCATGGTTTTGGAAAGACAGAAGAAGCTACGCGAGCAATCGCAGAAGCAGACGCTGATCTTGTTCTCGTCGCACTCGGTGCGCCAAAACAGGAAGAATGGATCGCTTCCATCTATGATCAAGTCGATCACGGCATCTTTATCGGTGTCGGTGGTGCGTTCGACGTCTGGTCCGGACACAGTAAGCGCGCGCCTAAATTATTCCGTCGCTTCAAGCTAGAGTGGCTCTATCGTATCTCGACGCATCCTCGTGGATTCGAGAAACTCAAGGATTTGTTACTTTTCCTGACGCTCGTGCTTCGCAAAAAATCAACGCTCTCTTGAGCGCACACAAAAAGGGCCGACTTAAAAAATGACGCGTCCTTTCACGCCCTTTCCTCAGACGAGACACAAGCAAGAGCGACCCCGAAGTGAAGCGGCGCGATGCTGGTCCCAGGAAAACGATGTGTGATGAACAAAAAAGCGCAATCTTTCTCGTTAAGAGAAAAATTACGCTTTACCTTCAGTCTCAAGGCTCCCGACACGGCGGGAGCCTTTTTGACGCTTATCTTATGCGTTGACAGTCGAGAATGAACGACCGAGTTCTTTTGCTTTAGCGATTGCTGCTTCTTTGATTTCTTCTGCTTTTTCTGGGTTCATTGCCATACCTTCGATGAAGAGTGCATCGTAGTCTGTTACACCAGTGAAAGCAAGCGCTTGACGGAGGTAGTCATCACCGAAATTGAGACCAGATCCTGTGTAGACGCCACCTGTTGCTTGGATGTGGAGTGCTTTTTTGCCTTCCATCAAGCCTTTTGGACCTTCTGCAGTGTAAGCGAATGTTTTACCTGCAAGAAGAACACTGTCGATGTACATTTTGAGACGTGCTGGGAAAGAGAAGTTCCACATTGGTGTGACGAAGACATACTCATCTGCTTCCATGTATTGCTCGAGATGTTTTGTCATCGTACCGACTTTTGCGATCTCCACTTCTGTTAACTCTTCGCCTGTTGCGAATTTGCCCCATGCGCTAAGAACATCTGTATCGATTTCTTGGACTGTTTCGTTATATAGATCAAGAACTTCTACTTCAGCTGAAGGATTCGCTGCTTTGTAGCTTTCGAGGAATGCTTCACCGACTTGAAGGCTGAAAGAGTGTTCTGTAGCTTTCGGGTTAACAGTTACATAAAGTAATTTAGTCATTATTATTTCTCCCTTTTATTTAAAGTAAATTCTGTAACTAAACATACCAACCACCTTTTCGTTTGTCAATCAGTTTGACTTCCAAACGAATAAAAAAAGCTCAAGTCCGTGACCTGAGCTTTCTTGATCTTATGAGTGCTAATTCTTACACATTTTCGAGCGGCGTATAATGTTCGGCTCGTAAACCGATTCGTTTCAACTGATCAATCAACTGTTCCTTTTCAGAAACCGATAAATCCTTAAATAAGTCTGCTAAAAAGGCTTCATGTTTCGGGAATGTCTCTTCCATTAGTTCGCGTCCAGCTTCCGTTAATGTCCCAAACGTAACACGACGATCCGTCGCACATGATTTTCGCGCAATCAACCCACGCTTTTCAAGTTTATCCACGACATACGTCACACTTCCGCTCGTTAATAGAATCTTATCGCCAATTTGTTGTAGAGGCGTGTCCCCTTTGTGGTACAGCAATTCAAGAACTCCGAATTCCGATAAATTCAACTGATGTGTTTTGATGTCTGCCTTCACTTGCTCCGTCACCGCATGCATCGTCCGAGATAGAACAACGAGCATTTTTAATGCCAGCTTCGAGTCTGTCGATTCCATTTTACGTTCGCCCCTCTTTGTGTTGTATCGTCACAATCATAGACTTCTTTGTCTACCTGGTCAATTCTTGCTGAATTTTTGCAATGATCTACTGCGTAAAATTAGTTCTTGCGGTGAAACGCGTTTCATAGCCTATTGTCTTGATATACACTAAAAAGGAGGTAATCATCATGTCGATTCATACACGATTAATCCAGCTGTTCAAACGAAATGTTGCTTTTGAGTGGGCCATCGAACAATTGCATACACCAGCAGGTTATTATTTGTGTCAGCACACGTTGGTCGATCAATACCCCGATTTGTCTCCTCAAGAAAAAACGCGACTGCTCTCAAAGATCAATGAATTGGCTGAGCAGACAGCTCCATTCTCGGCTCCCGTCTCTCGACAGGATTGGCGCCGACTTGAACGACGATTATCTCGTAAGATGTAATCCAGGAGGGATGCGCGATGACGAACATCCGAGACTTGGCACGTGAAGCCAACGTGTCCGTTACGACAGTCTCACGTGTACTAAATGATCATCCGTACGTTGCGAACGAGAAGCGACAAGCTGTTCGAGAAGCCATCGAAAAACTCGGATATATCCGTAATCAGACTGCCGTCCATCTATCGACGGGTATGACAAAAACGGTCGGAGTCATGCTTCCGTTCGTTGATCATCCATATCACGCTGCCATTCTTCAGGGCATCGCGCAAGCCGCCTTTGACGCGAGCTATCGGTTCTTGACGTGGCAAACGAATTATGTGGAAACGCATGAGCAACTGGCACTGGATGCGCTGGCGCAACAGGAAATCGACGCACTCATCGTCGTGTCGCACAGTCTTCCCTTATCAGCGATTTTATCGTATGAACGTTATGGCCCGATCGTCTTTTGTGAACATCATGAAGATGTCGCTGCCGTCTATATCGATCACTATACGGCCTTTCAACAAGGACTTGCACATCTGCGACAACAAGGACATACGAGCATCGGCATCTGTCTCGGACGACCGGACAGTACGAATAGCTTGGCGCGTAAACATGCGTATCAAGAGGTCGTACGTGACGAATTCGTCTATGAACAGACCTTGACGATTGAAGACGGTGCGACCGTCGCAAGACGCTGGATGCAACAAAAACAACGACCGACCGCTATCTTGACCGCAAGTGATCACGTGGCGGCAGGTCTCATCTTGGAACTCCGAAAACAAGGCTATCAGGTTCCTGGAGACCTGTCTGTCATTGGTTTTGATGGAAGTGAACTCGCTGAAGTCTTAGCGATGACGACGATCGCGATCCCTTATGCCACGATCGGGCGACATGCGTTTCAATTAACCGTCCGCGAAGATCTCGTTGCTCGTCCACAAATCGAAGTACCCTCGACGTTCATTGCTGGAACGACCGTTCTTCCTCATACCTGAATCCATATAAAAAAGCGACGAGTTCATCGATTTGAATTCGTCGCTTCATTTCGTTTAAAGAGTTCCTGCCGCTACATACCGTGATCCCCAGTAGCCGCCACGGAACGATTCTTTGACGACTCTTCCATAATACGAGTTCGCATTGATCATCGTACCACCATCGACAGCGATTCCAACGTGTTGAATCCCACTTCCATGTGTAAAGAAGACGAGATCACCAGCGCCTGGTGCCGTACGTTTTGTTGCTGAGTATTGAGCCGCTGCCGTACGTGGGAGTGATTTTCCTAGTGCTTGATAAACGTAACGTGTAAATCCAGAGCAATCAAAGCTAACAGGACCTGTCGCACCAAAAACATAAGGACGTCCTTTGAGACCTTCTGCTACCGAAACGATCGTTGATCCTGTTTTACTAAGACCTTTTGTCGCTTTAGCGTTATATGGTTTCGTGTATGTAGAGGCGATGTATGCTGATTTCCCTTGATGACGGATTTGATACCATTCTTTGACCTGACCTACGACGGTTACAGCTTGTCCAAGTTTCAATTGCCCGACTCGTTTACTTGATACAGCAGCTTTTGCACGAATATTCAGCACATCCACTGACACCACTACTTTTTTACTTGTTGCAGCTTGCGTTGATGCTGGGACGAGTGTCCAACTACTGATGAGTAACGTTAAGGTTAACAAAACACGAGTGACAGCTTTCATCGATTCATTCTCCTCTTATGTATGAATGTATTGCACGTCTGAATTGTCAGATAATTTCTGTATTTATCCTATCATGTTCCAGATTTTCATCATGTTACAGTTCTTTAACGCGTATTCTTTTTCGTAATACTTTTGTAACAAAATAAAAAAACAGGTTGTAGAACGGCTTAGGATAGCCATTTCTACATACCTGTCAGTTTGAGTCACTTAATCGTTTTTTCAAGAATCAATTGACTTCTTTTTACGGAAACGTGCTAAGAATTCATAGACGATCGGCACGATAAGGAGTGTCAACAACGTCGAACTTGTCAGTCCACCGATGACCGTCACACCTAACCCTTTTGAAATCAATGCGCCACCTTCGAGTCCAAGCGCAAGTGGTGCAAGTGCACCAATCGTCGCAAGTGCCGTCATCAAGATTGGACGTAAACGTGTACCTGCTGCATCGAGTAATGCTTCACGCGTCGATAAACCTTCCGCTTCTTTATGAATGACACGGTCGATCAAGACGATCGCATTCGTCACGACGATTCCGATCAACATCAAAGCGCCAATCAAGGATGACACAGAAATCGTCTCTCCTGTAATCAACAGGGCAACCAGTCCACCGATGATTGCGAATGGAAGTGAGAACAAGATGACGAGTGGTGTCAATGCTCCTCCAAACGTAATGACGAGGACAAGATAGACGATCGCTACAGCTGCTGCCATTGCTAGACCAAGTTGTGTGAACGACTCTTGGATCTGCTCTGTGACTCCGCCTTGCTCATACGAGACGCCTGTCGGACGATCAATGTTTTTGACGGACTTTTCAATCGCTTGAGAAGCCTCTGTTGCTTTATCCGTTTTTAGTTCTGCTGTAACGGTAGCGACGAGTTTTCCATCACGTTCGTTAAGCGAATCAGGAGTCGTTCCTTTCTTCACTTCAACGAAATCGGACAATTTGCGAACGCCAAGCGGTGTCACGACATCCGTCTCTTCCAAATCTTGAATGGAATCGTATGTCGTTTGTTCGTTTGGAACGATGACATCGAGTTCCTTCCCATCTACCTTAATAGTAGAAAGTGGTTTTTCTTCTCCTTGGACATTAGCAATGCCCTGCGCAAGTTGTGCTGTTGAAACGCCGAATTCAGCCGCTTTTTGCTGATCGACTTCGAACGTATATTGCGTATACGCTTCTTTTAAATCTGTCGTTACTTTTCGAACATACTTCGATTCACCTTCGATCGCATCGACGAATTTCGGTGTTACTGCTTCTAAATCTTCAATATTATTTGCAAAGATTGAATACGAGACGCCTGACGAAGCTGCGCCACCACTAAAGTCTTGCTCTTTCCATTCTCCTGTTGGAATGTCAGCATTCAGCTGTTTGATGGCTGTCTGTTTAACATCTGCGAAACCTTCCGTGTCTGGATCGTATTGGACGATGAAGACCCCTTGTTTCGTATTCCCTGGATTCAATGGATTTTCTCCACCGACGGTAAACTGAAGATTATCGATATTTTTTTGTTTGTTGAAATAATCTTCTGCTTGATCAGCTGCTTTTAACGAATCATCCAACGTTTGACCTGGTTTTGGATTGTATGTGACGTAGAGTGTCTTTTCTCCTTCTTGATTCAAGAAGTTGACACCAATCGTTGGTACGAGAGCAAAACTACCGATCAACAGTAAGACTGAAAGACCAAAGACGATGAGTTTATGGTTAAGAGACCAATTCAGCATACGGCGATACCCATTCGCCAACTTTCCGCCCTCTTCTTTTTCCGGTTTTGGTGCTTTACCACGCTTAAAGAGCGAATCCGCGAACATCGGAACGACCGTAACTGCAACGATCAAGGACGCGAATAGCGCAAAGACGACTGTCAAAGCGAATGGTAAGAACAGCTCACCAACGAATCCCGTAACGAATCCGAGTGGCAAGAAGACCGCGATCGTAACGACTGTCGACGAAGCGATGGGAATGAAGACCTCTCGTGTTGCACTGATGATCAGTTCTTTTCCTTTTAACTTTTCCGTCGGATCCGTCAAACGACGATAAATATTTTCGATGACGACGATGGAATCATCAACGACTCGACCAATCGCGACCGTCATCGCTCCGAGTGTCATGATGTTCAAGGAAATATCCATCTGCTTCAAGACAAGAATTGCCATCAGAAGGGATAACGGAATCGAAATAACAGCAATGATCGTTGATTTAATGTTTCGTAAGAACAGCAAGATGATGACGATCGCAAATAACGCACCAATCAATGCTTTACTGATCATCGTCGAAACAGATTCCTCAATTGGTTTTCCTTGATCCAGTGTCACAGATGCATTGACCGAACCGTTTTCTTTTTCAAAGTCTTTGATCGTCTGCTTGACTGCATTGACGACATCGACCGTGTTTGCATCTTGCGACTTCGTTACTTGAACACCAATCGATCGTTCACCATTCGAACGCGAGATCGATTCCTCGATCCCTTTATCTTCGATCGTCGCGACTTGCGACAACGTGACAGTTGGCACTTGTGTTGGCGCCGTCTGTGCTGCCTGACCGGACGTTGCGCCTGTCGCTGGTGTCGTTTGGGATGCCGCAGGGGCTGACGATGGAGCTTGTCCTGCTTGTCCTGCTTGTCCTGCTTGTCCTGCTTGTCCTGCTTGTCCTGCTTGTCCTGCTTGTCCTGCTTCAGGAGTATTCGATACTGGCGGTGTATAGGGAAGACGAAGATCTTTTAATTCCTTGACCGTCGTTGCTTTTCCATCTAATACGACCGCTTGTTCCTTATCTCCTAACTCGTACAAGCCAAGCGCTAAACGGGAATCATTAGCTTGAATCAATTGTTTCGCATTCTCTTCGGTTAGACCGTAACGTTCGAGTTTTTTCTCATCGAAGCGAATTTCGATCCGGCGAATCTCTTGACCCGCGACTTGAACCGTCTGCGCCCCTTCGATTCCTTCAAGCTTTGGTTGAAGTTCGTTTTCAACGAGTTTCGTTAATTCAGATAGGGAACGTTCCTTATCCGAAACGGCAAAACCGATGACTGGGAATGCATCAAAGGAAATCCGTGATACTTGTGGTTCCTGAACACCTTCCGGTAATTCGACGTTTGAAAGAGCTTCTTTTACTTTTTGCTCGGCTTCTTCCATATCCGTGCTGAAGTTATAGTCGATTTGTAGGTTCGATGCATTTTGGAAAGACGTCGAACGTACTGTATCGACTCCCGGTAAATTTTCGACCTTACTTTCAAGTTCTCGACTGACTTCATCTAGCACCTGTTCTGGTGTAGCACCTGGATAAATCGTCGTCACCGACACAGTCGGCGTCGTGATGTCTGGCAATGTCTCGAGCTTCATCGATGTTCCCGCATAAATACCGGCAACCGCGATGATGATCGTCATAAGCCAGAGGGCAAACTTATTGTTCACCGAAAACTGGATGATCTTTTTCATCGTATGGTTCTCCCTCACTCTTCAATTTGTTTGTCTAGTCGTCGTGCACGTTCTATTAATTGCTGAATTAATCGTTGTCGCACATCTGGAGACGGTGCACCGAACTGAAAATGCTCCGACAATTTCAAACCGTCTAATGTAAAGCGAATCGATAATACTTCAACCGGATCCATCTGTTCTGTCAGTTGGCGGAAGAACTGCTCCGCTTGTCGCTTTCGTTCCTCGACGAACGTCGCGTGATCCTTTAACAAGGACAACAAGTAAAGAAGCGCATCCATGTCGAGATGGAACTCCTCTTGCTGCTGAATTTGCAACGTCACGAACGCTTCCATCGGTCCCATCGTCAACTGATGCTGTTCATATAGTTCAAATTGACGTGCTTCTTGCGCCTCGATGACCCCCATTAATAAAGCTTCCTTCGAAGCGAAATGATACAATAGCCCACCTTTTGAGACATTCGCTTGTTTCGCTACTTCTTCGAGCGTCAATTGGGTGAATCCTTGTTGCAAAATAATCGTCGTCGTTGCTTCAAGAATCCGACGCCGTGTCTCTTGCGCTTTTGCACTGGCCAATAGTCTCCCCCTTCCCTCATATTTTACTGTACCGTCTGGACGGTTTCTTTTTACAGTGTACGAATTCTTATTTCAAGATGCAATCGCTTTGCTTATGTTTCACGTGAAACTTTCGTGAACGAAAAAAGACTGACTCAAATGTCAGTCTCTACACAGATAAGGGCGCGAAAGGACGCATCATTCTTTTGGATTCAGCCTCTTTTGAATCCATTATTCGTCTGCTTCGCGTGCACTCTCTCGTAGTGCCGCTTGCATCGTATCGAATAAGTGATGCTCCCGTAGCACTTGGACGCCACGATCCGTTGGTCCACCAGGTGCCGCAACATCGGCAATCAGACGATCCGTACTTGCGTCGGAGCGCATGAGAATTTCAGCTGAACCTTTCATCGCTTGAGCAACGATTCGGCGTGCATTTTCTTCTTCAAAACCAGCATCCGTCAAAACCGGCACCATACCAGCTACGATTTCATAGAAGAAAGCAGGACTACATCCAGCTGCCGCCATGAATGCCGGCATCGTCGATTCATTTGCTTCCGCAATTTCTCCGACACGTCCAAATAATGCCTCGACTACACTTCGGATCTCTTCATTCACGCGTGAGCCGAACCATAGTCCAGTCATTCCTAAACGGTGTGCGACTGGAGTATTCGGCATGGCGGCGACTGTCGGTTGTTTTGCCAACTGTTCGATTTCATATGGTGTAATATGCGCAGCAATCGAAACGATCGTCTGATTCGTCCATTGTTGATTCGCTACATAGTCGAGTACACCATCGGGTTGCATGCCCAGCATGACGACATCGTATAAGGAGACGTCCTCCTGTTCGACCGTTTGAACGCCGTGTCGTGCTGCGACTTCCGTCAAACGTGCCCCGCCACTTCGATTCGTCATCGTGATATCTTCTCGTGCCAATCCAGAAGCGACCCATCCTTGAACGAGTGCCTCACTCATCGCACCAGCTCCTACTATCAATAGTTTCATCATCTATCCTTCCTTTCCCTCAAAAAAAGACCAGTCATGAACTGGTCTTATGCGGGTCCATTATACACGAACAGCTAAATCTTCGACAGCAACGACACGAAGTCCCTTGTCGTCAAGTTTCTTGACGATTTTTTTCTTTGTCTTCTCGTCACAATCCGTCGGTAATGTAATCAATACACGACGCATGACGCTACTCTTCGCATCGAGTGTCATCAGACTCGCGACCGTTGAATATTTGTTGACGATCTTCGAGATTTTCTCAAGTGCCCCTTTTTGTTCACTGAGGGCTACTGTCAGGACGTAACTTCCCGAATCACGGTTCCATGCTTCTTCAAGCATTCCAAGCATTTTTCCGTGTGGCAGGATACCGAAGAAATGACCGTCGTCATTCAAGACCGCGATATACGGTAATTCCTTGATTGAGAAGAAGACTTCAAAGAAATTACTTCCTGTATAGATGTATTTGGATGTATTCTTAATCAGCGACATGACGTTATCGTCTAAGCTGCCACCATTCATCCCATGCCGATAGATGTGCATCTTATAGATGTTCCCTTTGAAGTCCTGTCCTGATTGGTCAAGGACCGGGACACAGCGATATCCGGTTTTTTCAAGTGTGTCGAGTGCTTCACGAATCGTCGCTGTCTCGGAAATCGTGACACATTGATGCTTCGGAATACATAAACTTTGTACGAGCATAATAAAATCCTCCTCTTTTACCTGATTACGCAGACTTAATCATATCATTCGATTTTCATGCGCCATATCCTCTTTTCCCACTTCTGATGCGCTTTTATTCTTACAATCACAAGACAATCTCTTGCAATTACAACGTAATCCAACTCATTTCAATCAAGTACACTTCACTTTTTCCATTGTCAGACAATTTATTAAATCTACAATCACCTTCATATTAAGATTTATTAAGATTTCGTAAAGACGCTTCATAAATGTATTCTTTTACAATACCGTCTGCTACAATCGAACTCGTGAAGTTACTTCACTATTCTATTCTTGTTCTTA encodes the following:
- the cbpA gene encoding cyclic di-AMP binding protein CbpA, translating into MLVQSLCIPKHQCVTISETATIREALDTLEKTGYRCVPVLDQSGQDFKGNIYKMHIYRHGMNGGSLDDNVMSLIKNTSKYIYTGSNFFEVFFSIKELPYIAVLNDDGHFFGILPHGKMLGMLEEAWNRDSGSYVLTVALSEQKGALEKISKIVNKYSTVASLMTLDAKSSVMRRVLITLPTDCDEKTKKKIVKKLDDKGLRVVAVEDLAVRV
- a CDS encoding TetR/AcrR family transcriptional regulator, with the protein product MASAKAQETRRRILEATTTIILQQGFTQLTLEEVAKQANVSKGGLLYHFASKEALLMGVIEAQEARQFELYEQHQLTMGPMEAFVTLQIQQQEEFHLDMDALLYLLSLLKDHATFVEERKRQAEQFFRQLTEQMDPVEVLSIRFTLDGLKLSEHFQFGAPSPDVRQRLIQQLIERARRLDKQIEE
- a CDS encoding pyrroline-5-carboxylate reductase family protein, coding for MMKLLIVGAGAMSEALVQGWVASGLAREDITMTNRSGGARLTEVAARHGVQTVEQEDVSLYDVVMLGMQPDGVLDYVANQQWTNQTIVSIAAHITPYEIEQLAKQPTVAAMPNTPVAHRLGMTGLWFGSRVNEEIRSVVEALFGRVGEIAEANESTMPAFMAAAGCSPAFFYEIVAGMVPVLTDAGFEEENARRIVAQAMKGSAEILMRSDASTDRLIADVAAPGGPTDRGVQVLREHHLFDTMQAALRESAREADE
- a CDS encoding efflux RND transporter permease subunit; this translates as MKKIIQFSVNNKFALWLMTIIIAVAGIYAGTSMKLETLPDITTPTVSVTTIYPGATPEQVLDEVSRELESKVENLPGVDTVRSTSFQNASNLQIDYNFSTDMEEAEQKVKEALSNVELPEGVQEPQVSRISFDAFPVIGFAVSDKERSLSELTKLVENELQPKLEGIEGAQTVQVAGQEIRRIEIRFDEKKLERYGLTEENAKQLIQANDSRLALGLYELGDKEQAVVLDGKATTVKELKDLRLPYTPPVSNTPEAGQAGQAGQAGQAGQAGQAGQAGQAPSSAPAASQTTPATGATSGQAAQTAPTQVPTVTLSQVATIEDKGIEESISRSNGERSIGVQVTKSQDANTVDVVNAVKQTIKDFEKENGSVNASVTLDQGKPIEESVSTMISKALIGALFAIVIILLFLRNIKSTIIAVISIPLSLLMAILVLKQMDISLNIMTLGAMTVAIGRVVDDSIVVIENIYRRLTDPTEKLKGKELIISATREVFIPIASSTVVTIAVFLPLGFVTGFVGELFLPFALTVVFALFASLIVAVTVVPMFADSLFKRGKAPKPEKEEGGKLANGYRRMLNWSLNHKLIVFGLSVLLLIGSFALVPTIGVNFLNQEGEKTLYVTYNPKPGQTLDDSLKAADQAEDYFNKQKNIDNLQFTVGGENPLNPGNTKQGVFIVQYDPDTEGFADVKQTAIKQLNADIPTGEWKEQDFSGGAASSGVSYSIFANNIEDLEAVTPKFVDAIEGESKYVRKVTTDLKEAYTQYTFEVDQQKAAEFGVSTAQLAQGIANVQGEEKPLSTIKVDGKELDVIVPNEQTTYDSIQDLEETDVVTPLGVRKLSDFVEVKKGTTPDSLNERDGKLVATVTAELKTDKATEASQAIEKSVKNIDRPTGVSYEQGGVTEQIQESFTQLGLAMAAAVAIVYLVLVITFGGALTPLVILFSLPFAIIGGLVALLITGETISVSSLIGALMLIGIVVTNAIVLIDRVIHKEAEGLSTREALLDAAGTRLRPILMTALATIGALAPLALGLEGGALISKGLGVTVIGGLTSSTLLTLLIVPIVYEFLARFRKKKSIDS